The sequence ACACTCATGAAATTACTCACTAACAGTTTTAATTCTTCTGCTGTCTCCTTAGAGTTTGCTGTGATGATAAAATCATCTGCATAACGCACAAGATTGACCTTTGTTTTAGCACGATAGTGGTTTTCTATTTTGCCTTTTCCATTACGGTGATATTTGTCCTGAATCAACTTCTCGAGTCCATCTAATGTCATATTGGCATAAAGGCTTGAAATTGCTCCGCCTTGTGGTGAACCTGATTCTGTTGGGAATAGGTTACCGCGATAAATGACACCAGATTTAAGGAATTGTTTCATAATTCTCTTATCCATTTGGATATTTGCCAGTAGCCAGTCATGGTTGATGTTATCAAAACAACCTTTGATGTCTCCCTCTAAAATCCATTGTGGAGAACATTGCCTTGCCAGAACACAGAAAATTTGTTCTCCGGCATCCTTTGCACTTCGACCTCTACGAAATCCGAAAGATACCGTATCAGCAGTCGTTTCTGCTATTGGTTCTAGTGCCAGGGCGTGTAATGTTTGCATTGCCCTATCATACATGGTTGGAATTCCCAGTGGTCTCTTTTTCCCATTTTTCTTCTCTATATAAACCCGTCTCAATGGTTTTGCACGGTAACGTTTATCACAGAGCTGCAATACTGCTTTCATTTTTGATGCGGAAGTCGACCACAGCTTTTTATCTACACCATGGGTGTTTTTACCTCTGTTTGTTGTCACTTTTCTCACAGCATAGGCTTTCGCTGTAAAAGAGTGGGTTAGTAAATACTGTAATCTTTTTGCTTTATTCATGTTACCGCTTGCTGTTGCCTTAGCAATACGTGATTGCAACCTATTAACATCTTTTTCAATCTTACACCAGTCAATGGTTTCCCATTGTCCGGCAAGTGTTTGTGTGTCTCTTAGACTCTCGGTTTTATCCGTCATTGAGTTTCTAAAATTCATAGATTTACTATCCTTTCCTGCCAAAAACTACCATGAGATAAGTCTGCACCCTTTCAGGTTGGGGCAAAGTTTGAACCTCTATCTGCTTTCATTACAAAATCAGCTTTCGCTTTTTATCTCTTTCTTCTGCCCTCTATGTCATTTCGCTCCTTGCGGTTAGATACCTCATTTTGGGGGACATATAGGGTTTACCAAGTTCCACCTAATATATAATTGTGAATGCCTTAGGAGCCACCTTTAAACCGGGAGCACACTTTCCATTCACATTGGCTAGTCAGTAGACCTTTGCATGGCTCCATACCTTTTGGTCAAAGCGTTTCAGCCTTTTCGCTTTCTCCAGCGTAACGATTCCTACAGTGATTTACTTTACGTTCTCCTTAGCATTCTTACTCTAGCAGTTGTTCCAGTTTAGGCTACCGGAATTTCCTCATTGTCTCGTGAGCTTTCTAACCCAGACGTTTCCATCCACGCTAGTCACGATAGAGTTACCCCGAATGGATGGGGTAGCATTATAGCAATATATTAAGCGACTTCTTGTCGCACATGCACACCTTGATCGCTATGAATAATGCTGCCATTAAGATCAACTTTTTTAGTTAATTTTTTTAATAGTATCTATGCTTAAATTTTTATCTTGACACTCACTTACAGTCCAAGCTACAGGCTCATTGTTGAATAGATCTATTATAGTACATAAATAGGTCATCTTTCTTTGTGTTGGAATATAGGTAATATCTGTTATAAACTTCTCGCCTGGTTTAGTAGAATTGAAATCCCTATTTAAAATATTTTCTTTAATTATGCTTTGTTCTTTAGGTTTCTTATATTTTTTTCTAACTATAGATTGTATGCTATTTTCCTTCATTATTCTCTGAATCTTTTTGTGATTAACAATGAAGTTATATTCATTATTAAGTGTCGATTTTATTGATCTATATCCGAATCTTTTATTTGATTTATTATATATATCTATAACTAATTTGTCAATTTTAGTATTTCCTTTTAGTGGCTTTTTCTTGTATTTATAATATGAGGCTCTACTAACACCAGCTATTTCACATAACAACCATATAGGATGTTCAAGTTCTATGTTCATTATTGCTTTATATTTTAATTCGCGGATTTTACTTTTTTTTTTAAGAAATGGCTTTAGTGATTCTAAACTTTCTAAGTAGGCTATCTTTGCTTCTAGAATTTGAATTTTAGCTTCATAGTGCTTTTCTCTAGGTGTTCTTGTATCTTTATATGCAATAGACTCTTTTGACCTTCCAGCAGCCTTATTAGGTTTGGTAACATCAGGTGGTAAGATTCCTTTTTTCTTTAATTGTCTTTCCCAATTATTAATATAATTTTTAGATGGAAGATTATATTTTTGTGCTATTGCTCTAACACCAAGAGGACTATTATAATAGTCATTGACAACCATTAACTTAAATTCATCAGTATACTTTCTATTTATTTTTTTCAATAGTATAACCCCCTTTAACTTAAGGGTAGTGTCAATAAGACACCCCTCTTTTTTTATTTAAAGCCTTATATTATCAAGGGTTACAGAGTTTTTATAAAATAAAAAACAATGACCCCCCATTTTCTGCTATAATTTGAGTTATCACGCACCAAATTTAAATAGAAAGGTTGGTCATTGTTATGTCTCAAATTATAACTTATTTACTACTATATAATCAATACTTACTTAATCGAATTTATGAATTAACTTTATTTATCGCAAAGCATATCCCTATTAAACAGTGGACTTTCGATGATTCTAAAAGTCCTTATTATCAGAAATTTAAAATTGATAAGCTCCCTATCATCAAAAAATTTATCAAACAAGATTATAAATTCCTACTTGAATACTATATCTGGAAATATGGTAAGCCTGTCAAGCCTGTTCAACGCCGTAATGGTAAAACCATTCCTGAGGATACTGTCTGCCCTCTCTGTGGTGCTCCTCATCAATACATTTACGATAATAATGGTGGTAAAGGCCAATTTCAATGTAAAGTCTGTGGTCAAACTTTTATTACAGGTAAACAAGCAACTTCTCCTTTGGTTCTTATTTGCCCTTATTGCGGACATGCTTTAGTTGCTAAAAAAGATCGTAAACACTTTATTGTGCATAAATGTGTCAATAAGAATTGTTCTTACTACAAGAACAATTTAAAGCTGCTTCCCAAAGACTCAGATCCTAGTGAGAAGTATAAATACAAGCTCCATTACATCTATCGTGAATTTACGCTGGATTTCTTTTCTATGGA is a genomic window of Acidilutibacter cellobiosedens containing:
- a CDS encoding IS3 family transposase, giving the protein MKKINRKYTDEFKLMVVNDYYNSPLGVRAIAQKYNLPSKNYINNWERQLKKKGILPPDVTKPNKAAGRSKESIAYKDTRTPREKHYEAKIQILEAKIAYLESLESLKPFLKKKSKIRELKYKAIMNIELEHPIWLLCEIAGVSRASYYKYKKKPLKGNTKIDKLVIDIYNKSNKRFGYRSIKSTLNNEYNFIVNHKKIQRIMKENSIQSIVRKKYKKPKEQSIIKENILNRDFNSTKPGEKFITDITYIPTQRKMTYLCTIIDLFNNEPVAWTVSECQDKNLSIDTIKKIN
- the ltrA gene encoding group II intron reverse transcriptase/maturase is translated as MTDKTESLRDTQTLAGQWETIDWCKIEKDVNRLQSRIAKATASGNMNKAKRLQYLLTHSFTAKAYAVRKVTTNRGKNTHGVDKKLWSTSASKMKAVLQLCDKRYRAKPLRRVYIEKKNGKKRPLGIPTMYDRAMQTLHALALEPIAETTADTVSFGFRRGRSAKDAGEQIFCVLARQCSPQWILEGDIKGCFDNINHDWLLANIQMDKRIMKQFLKSGVIYRGNLFPTESGSPQGGAISSLYANMTLDGLEKLIQDKYHRNGKGKIENHYRAKTKVNLVRYADDFIITANSKETAEELKLLVSNFMSVRGLQLSEEKTSITHIDNGFDFLGWTFRKFKGKLIVKPSKDAIKRVVRKLSTIILKESKASTQVEVIRRLNQVIRGWTNYHRHIVSSKAFSYINNTLYLLLQRWAKHRHPNKNAWWRLNKYWHNKGHKNWLFMTDENELINLRTIHIVRHPKLQLSKNPFLDSLYFYKRKLKLHALVAA